In the genome of Botrytis cinerea B05.10 chromosome 5, complete sequence, one region contains:
- the Bcski6 gene encoding Bcski6, with translation MPLDTSTYSLALLRLDGRRWNELRRLTAQISTQPSSDGSSYLSMGNTQVLCTVTGPCDPSKLRSIGGGGSNNAGEKAEVRVEISFAGFAGVDRKKYGRNDKRIQELSNTLSTTFTPHLLTTLTSHSTILISLHILSLDGSLLSALINASTLALIDAGIPMPSYICACTAGSTSSYSSNDEKADPLLDLNLGEEQELPFLTVATAGEGDGDGVVALVMETRVQAGRLEGMLAVGVDGCKQVREILDGVIRTRGKKILSGAMA, from the exons ATGCCCCTCGACACTTCAACATACTCCCTTGCTCTCCTTCGTCTTGATGGTCGCAGATGGAATGAACTTCGCCGCCTTACAGCACAAATTTCAACCCAACCATCATCCGATGGATCTTCGTATCTTTCAATGGGCAATACCCAAGTACTCTGCACAGTGACCGGTCCTTGCGATCCCTCAAAATTACGATCgattggtggtggtggaagtaACAATGCTGGGGAAAAAGCTGAAGTCAGAGTGGAAATCAGTTTTGCAGGCTTTGCAGGCGTGGATAGGAAGAAGTATGGTAGGAACGATAA ACGTATACAAGAACTTTCAAACACCTTATCCACAACCTTTactcctcatctcctcacCACTTTGACTTCTCATTCGACAATCCTCATTTCCCTTCACATCTTGTCATTAGATGGCTCACTTCTTTCTGCTCTTATTAATGCCTCAACTCTTGCTTTAATCGATGCTGGTATCCCAATGCCTTCTTATATTTGCGCTTGTACAGCTGGTTCTACATCTTCATACTCGAGTAATGATGAAAAAGCAGACCCATTGTTGGACTTAAATTTGGGCGAGGAGCAAGAATTACCATTCCTCACGGTGGCGACAGCTGGAGAAGGCGATGGTGATGGAGTTGTGGCATTGGTAATGGAGACAAGGGTACAAGCCGGCAGATTGGAGGGCATGTTGGCTGTAGGAGTGGATGGGTGTAAACAGGTCAGAGAGATTCTAGATGGAGTAATTAGGACTAGGgggaagaaaatattgagtGGTGCAATGGCTTAG